One Festucalex cinctus isolate MCC-2025b chromosome 1, RoL_Fcin_1.0, whole genome shotgun sequence genomic region harbors:
- the LOC144020683 gene encoding C2 calcium-dependent domain-containing protein 4C-like yields MWLLEKLRSKMESSGTQSQPPQTTEAIPVAVYANVLTPEKIPDFFIPPKLICCPPEEPPSPKPQHRSALRPSTSDHVICVQSPRARSSKTPCSPRLFSRFGGDTRSLQKSANRHIIQIESADEPATVTLEANTNADPQSQTAMSLPYVPKAQTSYGFSTLVESPHTRRKESLFHSDPSSPLTSPNSQRRSPGGTHLAPANTNHYRYFSGGESDTCSSAESSPFNSPLLSRSASLLRSITQETQAKVSRAKRSLTRHSSLSTDDCSSADNSPNMQRRRMRCPTSPALRKCKSSNSRALASDPLQREHTINLHKGGTIRLSTHYDPEAARLRVRVLMAEGIYSKHTDLKSINCCVALYLKPGKKQKQRSTIIKNSRNPVFNEDFFFDSLPKAQVKSLAMKIKVVNKGTSLKRDMLLGEREVLLSELLTGL; encoded by the exons ATGTGGCTCCTGGAGAAGCTACGTAGCAAAATGGAGAGCAGTGGAACTCAATCTCAGCCTCCACAGACCACTGAGGCCATCCCTGTGGCCGTATACGCTAATGTGCTCACCCCCGAAAAAATACCAGATTTTTTCATCCCCCCCAAACTCATCTGCTGCCCACCGGAGGAGCCACCATCCCCCAAGCCTCAGCACCGCTCCGCCCTACGACCCTCCACCTCCGATCATGTCATCTGCGTCCAGAGCCCCAGAGCTCGCAGCAGCAAAACCCCCTGCAGCCCCCGCCTCTTTTCCCGTTTCGGAGGGGACACGCGCAGTCTCCAAAAGTCAGCAAACCGTCACATCATCCAAATAGAGAGTGCGGACGAGCCAGCCACCGTGACTTTGGAAGCCAATACCAACGCAGACCCTCAGTCACAGACGGCGATGTCACTGCCTTACGTCCCCAAGGCCCAGACCTCCTACGGCTTTTCCACCCTGGTGGAGTCTCCTCATACCCGACGCAAAGAGAGCTTATTCCACAGCGACCCCAGCAGCCCTCTTACCTCCCCAAATTCCCAGAGGCGCTCCCCAGGGGGGACTCATCTCGCCCCGGCCAACACCAACCACTATCGCTACTTCAGTGGTGGAGAGAGTGACACCTGCTCCTCAGCGGAGTCGTCCCCTTTTAACTCTCCTCTGCTCTCCCGCTCGGCCTCGCTCCTGCGCTCCATCACACAGGAGACACAAGCTAAG GTATCTCGTGCCAAGCGCTCGCTCACCCGACACAGCTCTCTCTCCACGGATGATTGCAGCTCTGCCGACAACAGCCCCAACATGCAGCGCCGGCGTATGCGTTGCCCAACCTCTCCTGCCCTCCGCAAATGCAAGAGTAGCAACTCGAGGGCCTTGGCATCTGACCCCCTGCAGCGCGAGCACACCATTAACCTGCACAAGGGCGGGACAATCAGACTTAGCACACACTATGACCCAGAGGCAGCAAGGTTGAGAGTTCGCGTGCTAATGGCGGAGGGCATTTATAGCAAACACACAGACCTTAAGAGCATCAACTGCTGCGTGGCGCTCTACCTGAAACCTGGCAAGAAACAGAAACAGAGAAGCACCATTATAAAGAATAGCAGGAATCCTGTTTTCAATGAGGACTTTTTCTTCGACTCACTGCCTAAGGCGCAAGTCAAAAGTCTGGCCATGAAGATAAAGGTTGTGAACAAGGGAACCAGTCTGAAGAGAGACATGCTTCTCGGAGAACGGGAAGTGCTGCTTAGTGAGCTGCTCACAGGCCTGTAG
- the fem1a gene encoding protein fem-1 homolog A codes for MDITTAVFNAARDGKLKLIQKLLSNKTPEELEALAEEKTQGGTPLLIASRYGHLEVVDYLLERCKANVELGGSVNFDGETIEGAPPLWAASAAGHLPVVKTLLKHGASVNNATLTNSTPLRAACFDGHLEIVRYLVEHRADMEVANRHGHTCLMISCYKGHKEIAKFLLDRGADVNRKSVKGNTALHDCAESGSLDIMKMLLKCSALMERDGYGMTPLLAASVTGHTNIVEYLAHQPRTSREERIDALELLGATFVDKKRDLLGAMKYWRRAMELRQPGEKAGCLTKPPPGPPVPAYGCAKEVNSAEELEALITDPDEMRMQALLVRERILGPSHPDTSYYIRYRGAVYADSGNFERCISLWKYALDMQQSNLDPLSPMTASSFLSFAELFSFVLQDRAKGTLSTRITFHDLMTVLGKSVREVERAVAQKDNPPEAPQFTKALAIILHLIFLLEKLECNPEQEHRKKHTVYRLLKLNPRGRCGFTPLHMAVDKETTSVGRYPVGRFPSLAVASLLLECGADVDARDCENNTPLHVAASNGCPEIMALLMKAGAHFDATNAQRKAAYELLDEHNMGDPTLFPLNYITLQCLAARTVERHRLPYRGLISEEMEAFIELH; via the coding sequence ATGGATATAACGACGGCGGTGTTCAACGCGGCCAGAGATGGTAAGCTGAAACTTATCCAGAAGTTGCTGAGCAACAAAACTCCCGAAGAGCTCGAAGCTTTAGCCGAAGAGAAAACACAGGGAGGCACACCTCTCTTGATCGCGTCGCGATATGGACATTTAGAGGTGGTAGACTACCTTCTTGAACGATGCAAAGCTAATGTCGAACTCGGGGGCTCGGTGAACTTTGACGGCGAGACTATCGAAGGAGCTCCACCGTTATGGGCGGCTTCGGCCGCCGGTCACCTCCCGGTTGTCAAGACTCTGTTAAAACACGGTGCCTCGGTGAACAATGCAACGCTAACTAACTCGACTCCGCTACGAGCCGCCTGCTTCGACGGCCACTTGGAAATCGTCCGCTACCTGGTGGAGCACAGAGCTGACATGGAGGTGGCCAACAGACACGGCCACACCTGCCTCATGATCTCCTGCTACAAGGGCCACAAGGAGATCGCCAAGTTCCTCCTGGACCGTGGTGCTGACGTCAACCGCAAAAGTGTCAAAGGGAACACAGCCCTCCATGACTGTGCCGAGTCTGGCAGCCTTGACATCATGAAGATGTTGTTGAAGTGCAGCGCTCTCATGGAAAGAGATGGTTACGGGATGACCCCGCTTCTGGCCGCCAGTGTTACAGGTCACACCAACATTGTGGAGTACCTCGCCCACCAGCCCCGCACTTCCAGGGAGGAACGCATAGATGCGCTTGAGCTGCTCGGAGCCACCTTTGTGGACAAAAAGCGGGATTTATTGGGGGCCATGAAGTACTGGAGACGGGCCATGGAGCTCAGGCAGCCAGGGGAGAAAGCAGGGTGCCTGACCAAGCCGCCGCCCGGGCCCCCCGTTCCCGCCTATGGCTGTGCGAAGGAGGTGAACAGCGCAGAGGAGCTGGAGGCGCTGATCACAGACCCCGATGAGATGAGGATGCAGGCCTTGTTAGTTCGCGAGCGCATCCTGGGACCATCCCACCCGGACACCTCCTATTACATCCGCTACAGGGGAGCCGTCTACGCAGACTCGGGTAATTTTGAAAGATGCATCAGCTTGTGGAAATACGCATTGGATATGCAGCAGAGCAACCTGGACCCGCTCAGCCCCATGACAGCCTCTAGTTTCTTGTCCTTCGCCGAGCTCTTCTCCTTCGTCCTCCAAGACCGCGCAAAAGGTACCCTGTCAACACGCATCACCTTCCACGATCTGATGACCGTGTTGGGGAAAAGCGTGCGCGAGGTGGAGCGGGCCGTGGCGCAGAAGGACAATCCGCCGGAGGCCCCGCAGTTCACCAAGGCGCTCGCCATCATCCTTCATCTCATCTTTCTGCTGGAGAAGCTGGAGTGCAACCCCGAGCAGGAGCACCGGAAGAAGCACACGGTGTACCGCCTGCTAAAGCTGAACCCCCGCGGCCGCTGCGGCTTCACGCCACTGCACATGGCTGTAGATAAGGAGACCACGTCGGTGGGCCGCTACCCCGTGGGCCGCTTCCCCTCCCTGGCGGTGGCGTCGCTGTTGCTGGAGTGCGGCGCCGACGTGGACGCGCGGGACTGCGAGAACAACACGCCGCTGCACGTGGCCGCCTCCAACGGCTGTCCGGAGATCATGGCGCTTCTCATGAAGGCCGGAGCACACTTCGACGCCACCAACGCGCAAAGGAAGGCGGCCTACGAGCTGCTGGACGAGCACAATATGGGCGACCCGACTCTCTTCCCGCTCAACTACATCACCCTTCAATGCCTGGCGGCTCGCACAGTGGAAAGGCACAGACTTCCTTACAGGGGACTCATCTCGGAGGAGATGGAAGCTTTTATTGAGCTGCACTGA